GCATCTCAGGGGCGACCTGCAGCGATCGTGTGTAGATGGAACGTGAGGTCTGGGTCACCAGCTGGACTTGGTCACGCCGGGCAGCTCGCCGCGGTGCGCCATCTCCCGCAGGCAGATACGGCAGAGGCCGAACTTGCGGTACACGGCCTTCGGGCGGCCGCAGCGCTGGCAGCGGGTGTAGCCGCGCACCGCGAACTTCGGCTTGCGAGCGGCCTTGACCCTCAGGGCGGTCTTCGCCATGTCAGTTCTCCTTGAACGGGAAGCCGAGCTGCTTGAGCAGCGCGCGGCCCTGGTCGTCGGTCGTGGCCGTGGTGACCACGGTGATGTCCATGCCGCGCGAGCGGTCGATCTTGTCCTGGTCGATCTCGTGGAACATGACCTGCTCGGTCAGACCGAACGTGTAGTTGCCACGACCGTCGAACTGGCCGGGGTTGAGACCCCGGAAGTCGCGGATGCGCGGGAGCGCGAGGGACAGCAGGCGGTCGAGGAACTCCCACATGCGGTCACCGCGCAGCGTCACGTGGGCGCCGATCGGCATGCCCTCGCGCAGCTTGAACTGCGCGATGGACTTGCGGGCCTTGGTCACGGTCGGCTTCTGGCCGGTGATCGCGACGAGGTCCTTGACGGCACCGTCGATCAGCTTCGAGTCGCGCGCGGCCTCGCCGACGCCCATGTTGACCACGATCTTGGTCAGCCCGGGCACCTGCATGACGTTGGCGATCTCGAACTCGGTGCGCAGCGCGGGGAGGATCTCCTCGCGGTAGCGCGTCTTGAGGCGAGGGGGAACCTTCGCGGAGATCACCGGAGCGTCGGTGGTCTGGGTCTCGGTCATCTCAGATCTCCTTGCCGGTCTTGCGCGAGATGCGGACGCTGCGCTCGGCCTGGTAGGTCGAGCCGTCCGGGCGACGCTTGGTGACCTCGTCACGGCGGAAGCCGATCCGGGTCACCCCGTCGTCCTCGACGAGCATCACGTTGGAGACGTGGATCGAGGCCTCAGCCGTGATGATGCCGCCGGTGCTGCCGGCGCCACCCTGGTTCACGACCTTGGTGTGCCGCTTGATGCGGTTCACACCCTCGACGATCACCCGCTGCTCCTCACGGAGCACCTGGATGACCTTGCCCTCGACGCCCTTGTCCTTGCCGGCGATCACCTTGACGGTGTCGCCCTTCTTGATGTTCACACTCTTCGCCATAGCTCAGAGCACCTCCGGGGCGAGCGAGATGATCTTCATGAACTTCTTCTCACGAAGCTCACGACCGACGGGGCCGAAGATGCGCGTACCGCGCGGCTCGCCATCGGTCTTGAGGATCACTGCCGCGTTCTCGTCGAAGCGGATGTAGGACCCGTCGGCCCGGCGGCGCTCCTTGACGGTGCGCACGATGACGGCCTTGACGACGTCACCCTTCTTCACGTTGCCGCCGGGGATCGCGTCCTTGACAGTGGCGACGATGGTGTCGCCGATACCGGCGTAGCGCCGACCCGAGCCACCGAGAACACGGATGCAAAGGATTTCCTTCGCACCGGTGTTGTCGGCGACCTTGAGTCGCGACTCCTGCTGAATCATCGATTTCTCCTGGTTGTCGTGCCGGTTCTCGTCGTCTCAGGGGCGGCGAGCCTGGCCGAACTTGTGGGGTTGTTCCCTCGCACGGGGCGAGGGGTCACTTGGCGCGCTCGAGGATCTGCACGACGCGCCAGCGCTTGGTCGCCGACAGCGGACGGGTCTCCATGATCCGGACCCGGTCGCCAGTGCCGCACTCGTTGTTCTCGTCGTGGGCCTTGAGCTTGCTGGTCTTGCGGAGGACCTTGCCGTAGAGCGCGTGCTTGCCGCGCTCCTCGACGGACACGACCACGGTCTTGTCCATCTTGTCGCTGACGACGAGACCCTCGCGGACCTTGCGGTCGTTGCGCTGGGTGCCGTTGTCGACTGTCTGCTCGCTCATGCGGCACCGTCCTCGTTCTCGTCGCTGCCCGGAGCGGTCCGGATACCGAGCTCACGCTCACGCACCACGGTGTAGATCCGGGCGATGTCCTTCTTGACCGTGCGCAGACGGCCGTGGCTCTCCAGCTGGCCGGTGGCCGCCTGGAACCGGAGGTTGAAAAGCTCCTCCTTGGCCTCGCGCAGACGCGCCTCGAGGTCGACGTCGTTCATCTCGTCGAGCTCGTGGGCCTTGACACCGTTGGCCATCAGAATTCACCCGCCTCTCGCGAGATGAACCGGCACTTCATGGGGAGCTTGTGCATCGCACGGCGCATGGCCTCGCGAGCAACGTCCTCAGTGACTCCGGAAAGTTCGAACATGACGCGGCCGGGCTTGACGTTCGCCACCCACCACTCGGGGGAGCCCTTACCGGAACCCATGCGGGTCTCGGCAGGCTTCTTGGTCAGCGGGCGGTCGGGGTAGATGTTGATCCACACCTTGCCGCCTCGCTTGATGTGCCGGGTCATCGCGATACGAGCAGACTCGATCTGCCGGTTCGTGACGTAGTGACCCTCGATGGCCTGGATACCGAAGTCGCCGAAGGCGAGCGTGGTGCCGCCCTTGGCCATCCCGGTCCGCTTCGGGTGGTGCTGCTTGCGGTGCTTGACGCGACGGGGCATCAACATGGTCTCAGGCCTCCGATCCGGCCGTGGTGTCAGCGGGGGTGCTCGCGGGAGCGGCGGACTCGGCCGGCGCCTCGGTGCTCGCGGGGGCAGCGCCCTCGCGGTCCGAGCGGACC
This Nocardioides dokdonensis FR1436 DNA region includes the following protein-coding sequences:
- a CDS encoding type Z 30S ribosomal protein S14, translating into MAKTALRVKAARKPKFAVRGYTRCQRCGRPKAVYRKFGLCRICLREMAHRGELPGVTKSSW
- the rplE gene encoding 50S ribosomal protein L5 codes for the protein MTETQTTDAPVISAKVPPRLKTRYREEILPALRTEFEIANVMQVPGLTKIVVNMGVGEAARDSKLIDGAVKDLVAITGQKPTVTKARKSIAQFKLREGMPIGAHVTLRGDRMWEFLDRLLSLALPRIRDFRGLNPGQFDGRGNYTFGLTEQVMFHEIDQDKIDRSRGMDITVVTTATTDDQGRALLKQLGFPFKEN
- the rplX gene encoding 50S ribosomal protein L24; translated protein: MAKSVNIKKGDTVKVIAGKDKGVEGKVIQVLREEQRVIVEGVNRIKRHTKVVNQGGAGSTGGIITAEASIHVSNVMLVEDDGVTRIGFRRDEVTKRRPDGSTYQAERSVRISRKTGKEI
- the rplN gene encoding 50S ribosomal protein L14, producing MIQQESRLKVADNTGAKEILCIRVLGGSGRRYAGIGDTIVATVKDAIPGGNVKKGDVVKAVIVRTVKERRRADGSYIRFDENAAVILKTDGEPRGTRIFGPVGRELREKKFMKIISLAPEVL
- the rpsQ gene encoding 30S ribosomal protein S17, which produces MSEQTVDNGTQRNDRKVREGLVVSDKMDKTVVVSVEERGKHALYGKVLRKTSKLKAHDENNECGTGDRVRIMETRPLSATKRWRVVQILERAK
- the rpmC gene encoding 50S ribosomal protein L29 → MANGVKAHELDEMNDVDLEARLREAKEELFNLRFQAATGQLESHGRLRTVKKDIARIYTVVRERELGIRTAPGSDENEDGAA
- the rplP gene encoding 50S ribosomal protein L16 encodes the protein MLMPRRVKHRKQHHPKRTGMAKGGTTLAFGDFGIQAIEGHYVTNRQIESARIAMTRHIKRGGKVWINIYPDRPLTKKPAETRMGSGKGSPEWWVANVKPGRVMFELSGVTEDVAREAMRRAMHKLPMKCRFISREAGEF